The following proteins come from a genomic window of Pseudomonas sp. J452:
- a CDS encoding DoxX family protein, translating to MLTLLNRLQDALDATRRLDFLGPLLLRLYLVPIFWMAGTHKLADMPATIAWFGNPDWGLGLPFPELLAWLAALTEAGGAILLLFGLALRWISIPLMVTMLVAIVSVHWPYGWQAIADPSAPFANERVLAAAEKLERARALLKEHGNYDWLTSSGKLVVLNNGIEFAVTYLLMLVALFFTGAGRWLSVDYWLARALRRNAS from the coding sequence ATGCTGACCCTGCTCAACCGCCTCCAGGATGCCCTGGACGCTACTCGTCGTCTCGACTTTCTCGGACCGCTGCTGCTGCGCCTGTACCTGGTGCCGATCTTCTGGATGGCCGGTACGCACAAGCTGGCGGACATGCCCGCGACCATCGCCTGGTTCGGCAACCCCGACTGGGGCCTGGGCCTGCCATTTCCCGAACTGCTGGCCTGGCTGGCGGCGCTGACCGAGGCGGGCGGGGCGATCTTGCTGTTGTTTGGCCTGGCCCTGCGCTGGATCAGCATCCCGCTGATGGTGACCATGCTGGTGGCGATCGTCAGTGTGCACTGGCCCTATGGTTGGCAGGCGATTGCCGATCCTTCTGCGCCGTTCGCCAATGAGCGGGTGCTGGCCGCGGCCGAGAAGCTCGAGCGCGCGCGCGCGCTGCTCAAGGAGCACGGCAACTACGACTGGCTGACCAGCAGCGGCAAGCTGGTGGTGCTGAACAACGGCATCGAGTTCGCCGTCACTTATCTGCTGATGCTGGTGGCGCTGTTTTTCACTGGTGCCGGGCGCTGGCTCAGCGTCGATTACTGGCTGGCCCGCGCGCTGCGCCGCAACGCGAGCTGA
- a CDS encoding DUF2063 domain-containing protein: MSERDQLAFAARIRQPEAQALLPGITAERMAVYEGLFFSNIESFLSSGFPVLRRLFDDARWQRLVRSFIAGHRCATPYFLEIGAEFVGWLQQGFVAEADDPPFLLELAHYERVELELDVATVELPAQGWSPLAWPLAYVWPVQRLSAEYRPSHAPAEPTCLLAWRDAADKVRFQQLSPFAYHLAMRLQAGEASAAALLALAETSGLAADESYFTHARALLDDWQRQDIWFSPTI, encoded by the coding sequence ATGAGCGAGCGCGACCAGCTGGCCTTCGCCGCGCGCATTCGCCAGCCCGAGGCGCAGGCGTTGCTGCCGGGCATCACCGCCGAGCGCATGGCGGTGTACGAAGGCCTGTTCTTCAGCAATATCGAGAGCTTTCTCAGCAGCGGTTTTCCGGTGCTGCGCCGGCTGTTCGATGACGCGCGCTGGCAGCGCCTGGTGCGCAGTTTCATCGCCGGGCACCGCTGCGCAACTCCGTATTTCCTCGAGATCGGCGCGGAGTTTGTCGGCTGGTTGCAGCAGGGATTTGTCGCCGAGGCGGATGATCCGCCGTTCCTTCTCGAACTGGCGCATTACGAGCGGGTCGAGCTGGAGCTGGATGTGGCGACGGTCGAATTGCCCGCGCAGGGCTGGTCGCCCCTGGCCTGGCCGCTGGCCTATGTCTGGCCGGTGCAACGCCTGAGTGCCGAGTACCGACCATCACACGCGCCGGCCGAGCCGACCTGCCTGCTGGCTTGGCGCGACGCGGCGGACAAGGTGCGCTTCCAGCAGCTGTCGCCGTTCGCCTATCACCTGGCTATGCGTCTGCAGGCGGGCGAGGCCAGCGCGGCGGCGTTGCTGGCCCTGGCCGAGACCAGTGGTCTTGCCGCCGACGAAAGCTACTTCACCCATGCCCGCGCGTTGCTGGACGACTGGCAGCGCCAGGACATCTGGTTTTCCCCGACCATCTGA
- a CDS encoding DUF692 domain-containing protein, giving the protein MTMQPFVSGAGLGLRRGLLTALADSAVGQVDFLEVAPENWIGVGGRFARQLRGLSERVPFLCHGLSLNLGGVAPLDIELLKAIKGFLDEHGIRGYSEHLSACADEGQLYDLMPLPFTAHTVQRVAERIRTVQDVLERPLIIENVSAYARLPGELDEIAFIRAVLDEADCQLLLDINNVYVNATNFSFDPLAYIQAMPGERIAYLHMAGHYDEAVDLKIDTHGAPVCDPVWTLLQQAYALHGVRPTLLERDFNFPPVTELYAEVAQIRALQQEAGR; this is encoded by the coding sequence ATGACCATGCAGCCTTTCGTCAGCGGCGCCGGCCTCGGCCTGCGTCGCGGCCTGCTGACGGCGCTGGCGGACAGCGCCGTTGGCCAGGTGGATTTCCTCGAAGTCGCCCCGGAAAACTGGATCGGTGTAGGCGGGCGTTTTGCCCGCCAGCTGCGCGGCCTCAGCGAGCGCGTGCCGTTCCTCTGCCATGGTCTGTCCCTCAACCTCGGTGGCGTGGCGCCGCTCGATATCGAGCTGCTCAAGGCCATCAAGGGTTTTCTCGACGAACACGGCATCCGCGGTTACAGCGAGCACCTGTCGGCCTGTGCCGACGAGGGTCAGCTGTACGACCTGATGCCGTTGCCGTTCACGGCGCACACCGTGCAACGGGTCGCCGAGCGCATTCGCACCGTGCAGGATGTGCTGGAGCGACCATTGATCATCGAAAACGTCTCGGCCTATGCGCGCCTGCCCGGCGAACTGGACGAGATCGCCTTCATTCGCGCGGTGCTGGACGAAGCGGATTGCCAGCTGTTACTGGATATCAACAACGTCTACGTCAACGCGACCAATTTCAGCTTCGACCCGCTGGCCTATATCCAGGCCATGCCGGGCGAGCGCATCGCCTACCTGCACATGGCCGGGCATTACGACGAGGCCGTTGACCTGAAGATCGACACCCACGGCGCGCCGGTGTGCGATCCGGTATGGACGTTGCTCCAGCAGGCCTATGCGCTGCATGGCGTGCGGCCGACCCTGCTGGAACGTGACTTCAACTTCCCGCCGGTGACCGAGCTGTATGCCGAGGTGGCGCAGATCCGCGCCTTGCAGCAGGAGGCTGGACGATGA
- a CDS encoding OprO/OprP family phosphate-selective porin, translating into MIRKHFAGFAASALALAISAQAFAGTVTTDGTDIVIKTKGGLEVGTTDKEFSFKLGGRVQADYSTFDGFYTKDGDNADAGYFRRAFLELGGVMYSDWAYQLNYDFSHNAGGDNRDEDGYFDEASLSYNGFAPVSIKAGRFDPEFGLEKATSSKWVTAQERNAAYDLVDWANGHNGGMGIQASGTAGASLYGSAGLFAKDASNSDEDGNSSKQFNLRGVFAPMHDAGNVLHLGVNFAQRDVSDGEFDSRIRSRLGIRGVSTDGGQDAGDNGNRLQLGGAEATSVGTFDDDAAWGLEAAWATGPFSVQGEYVSRTLKADDNAFDDVDSDGYYVQLAYTLTGEARGYKLGKFDAIKPANKQIGAWEVFYRYDHISADDNNDYAAFINGDGKAGKDFSDVDDIEGTVHNVGLNWYANESVKISGVYVTSSVDNAKNSVGDDDGDGFVMRAQYVF; encoded by the coding sequence ATGATCCGTAAGCACTTCGCCGGTTTTGCAGCCAGCGCCCTGGCTCTGGCCATTTCCGCCCAGGCTTTCGCCGGTACCGTCACCACCGATGGCACTGACATCGTCATCAAGACCAAAGGTGGCCTGGAAGTCGGCACCACCGACAAAGAATTCAGCTTCAAGCTGGGTGGCCGCGTACAGGCTGACTACAGCACCTTCGACGGCTTCTACACCAAGGATGGCGACAACGCCGACGCCGGTTACTTCCGTCGTGCCTTCCTCGAACTGGGCGGCGTGATGTACAGCGACTGGGCCTACCAGCTCAACTACGACTTCTCGCACAACGCCGGCGGCGACAACCGCGATGAAGACGGCTACTTCGACGAGGCCTCGCTGTCCTACAACGGCTTCGCCCCGGTATCGATCAAGGCTGGTCGTTTCGACCCGGAATTCGGCCTGGAAAAAGCCACCAGCTCCAAGTGGGTGACTGCCCAGGAGCGTAACGCTGCCTATGATCTGGTCGACTGGGCCAACGGTCACAACGGCGGCATGGGCATCCAGGCATCCGGCACCGCTGGCGCTTCCCTGTACGGTTCGGCCGGCCTGTTCGCTAAGGACGCCAGCAACTCCGACGAAGACGGCAACAGCTCCAAGCAGTTCAACCTGCGCGGCGTATTCGCACCGATGCACGATGCCGGCAACGTCCTGCACCTGGGCGTCAACTTTGCCCAGCGCGACGTGTCTGACGGCGAGTTCGACAGCCGCATCCGCAGCCGCCTGGGTATCCGTGGTGTGAGCACCGACGGTGGCCAGGATGCCGGCGACAACGGCAACCGTCTGCAACTGGGCGGCGCCGAAGCCACCAGCGTCGGCACCTTCGATGATGACGCCGCCTGGGGTCTGGAAGCAGCCTGGGCCACCGGCCCGTTCTCGGTACAGGGCGAGTATGTGTCGCGCACCCTGAAGGCTGACGACAACGCCTTCGACGATGTCGATTCCGACGGCTACTACGTGCAACTCGCCTACACCCTGACCGGCGAGGCACGCGGCTACAAGCTGGGCAAGTTCGACGCGATCAAGCCGGCGAACAAGCAGATCGGTGCCTGGGAAGTGTTCTACCGCTACGACCACATCAGCGCCGACGACAACAACGACTACGCGGCCTTCATCAATGGCGACGGCAAGGCTGGCAAGGACTTCAGCGATGTCGACGATATCGAAGGCACCGTACACAACGTCGGTCTGAACTGGTACGCCAACGAGTCCGTGAAGATCAGCGGCGTGTACGTCACCTCCTCGGTCGACAACGCCAAGAACTCCGTGGGCGACGACGATGGCGACGGCTTCGTGATGCGCGCGCAGTACGTGTTCTAA